The sequence CAGCCGCCTCAACCGGCTCTATGTCGAGCTGATCAAGGACAACCCCGACTGGGGCAGCGCCGAAAAACGCCACGACATGAACCATTTCATGGCGCGGCTGATCTTCTGCTTCTTCGCCGAAGACACCGACATCTTCGTCAGCGACAACCTGTTCACCGCCACCATCGACCAGATGGCGAACCGCGACGGGTCGAACACGCACGAAGTCATCGGCGAGATCTTCCGTGCGATGAACACCGCCATCCCCAAACGGGCCGAGGCCAAGCTGCCCCGCTGGGCCGACACCTTTCCCTATGTGAACGGTGGCCTCTTCTCGGGCAGCACCGATGTGCCGCGCTTTTCCAAGATCGCGCAGCGCTACCTGTCCCATATCGGCAGCCTCGACTGGACACAGATCAACCCCGATATTTTCGGCTCGATGATCCAGGCCGTCGCGGATGAGGTGGAACGCTCGGTCCTCGGCATGCACTACACGTCCGTGCCGAACATTCTGAAGGTGCTGAACCCGCTCTTCCTAGATGATCTGCGGGCAGAACTGGAGGCGGCGGGCGACAACGCCCGCAAGCTGGCCAATCTGCGCGCCCGCATGGCCAAGATCCGCGTGTTCGACCCCGCCTGCGGGTCGGGCAACTTCCTTGTGATCGCCTACAAGGAAATGCGCGCGATCGAGTATGAGATCAACAAGCGCCGGGGCGAGCCGCTGCGCCGCACCGACATTCCCCTGACCAACTATCGCGGGATCGAACTACGCGACTTCTCGGCCGAGATCGCGCGGCTGGCGCTGATCATCGCGGAATATCAATGCGACGTGACCTATCGCGGCCAGAAAGAGGCGTTGGCCGAGTTCCTGCCGCTAGACGCGCAGAACTGGATCACCTGTGGCAACGCCCTGCGGCTGGACTGGCTGTCGGTCTGCCCGCCCACGGGGACGGGGGTGAAGTTTCAAGCGGATGACTTGTTCATGTCGCCGCTGGATCAGGCGCAGATCGATTTCGCGAATGAAGGAGGCGAGACGTATGTTTGCGGAAACCCGCCTTATGTCGGCGACAAATATCAGACCAAGGAGCAAAAGGACGATCTGAACGCGCTGCTACCAGGAAACAAAAAAGTACGTGCAATTGACTACATCGCGGGTTGGTTCTGGAAGGCATCGGACTTCATCAAGTATGGCGGCTGTTTCGCGTTTGTTTCTACAAACTCGATTTGCCAAGGTGTCCAAGTTCCGTTGATCTGGCCCCGAATTTTTCAGAACGGACAAGAAATATTTTTCGGACATCAGAACTTTCTTTGGGGCAATAATGCGAGCAAGAATGCTCAGGTCACCTGTGTGATCGTTGGGATCGCCGCTGTTGGTGAACGGTCCAAAGCTATTTATGGAGCTGACTTCATGAAGTC comes from Sulfitobacter pacificus and encodes:
- a CDS encoding class I SAM-dependent DNA methyltransferase, whose translation is MNAVEIEQAVSELAEQPFDAAEFPYAFLMAFGNKETTIKRLRTGASNKSDIGGVLQTNNIHLATCVPGEIAATLAALRESPATSRAKAKFILATDGIDLEAEDITTGETIACRYTDFPDHFGFFLPLAGISTVKQIRESAFDIRATSRLNRLYVELIKDNPDWGSAEKRHDMNHFMARLIFCFFAEDTDIFVSDNLFTATIDQMANRDGSNTHEVIGEIFRAMNTAIPKRAEAKLPRWADTFPYVNGGLFSGSTDVPRFSKIAQRYLSHIGSLDWTQINPDIFGSMIQAVADEVERSVLGMHYTSVPNILKVLNPLFLDDLRAELEAAGDNARKLANLRARMAKIRVFDPACGSGNFLVIAYKEMRAIEYEINKRRGEPLRRTDIPLTNYRGIELRDFSAEIARLALIIAEYQCDVTYRGQKEALAEFLPLDAQNWITCGNALRLDWLSVCPPTGTGVKFQADDLFMSPLDQAQIDFANEGGETYVCGNPPYVGDKYQTKEQKDDLNALLPGNKKVRAIDYIAGWFWKASDFIKYGGCFAFVSTNSICQGVQVPLIWPRIFQNGQEIFFGHQNFLWGNNASKNAQVTCVIVGIAAVGERSKAIYGADFMKSVEAINAYLTEGANIIVERASEPIAEIATMFGGNIPRDQGNLLLSPDEANDLLEGFPQASPLVKPIVGSSEFINGQQRYCLWIEDHQAELAFSIPPIAERLERIRIYRQGGSERGKAGLLTPYKFERTIIGEVNSIVVPSVSSERREYLPCGLMPSDVRVSNLALALYDAPLWNMALIASRLHLVWIATVCGKLETRYRYSNTMGWNTFPVPKLTEKNRADLTAAAEGILLAREAHFPATIADLYDPEKMPANLRAAHDHNDEVLERIYIGRRFRNDTERLEKLFEMYTKMTTKVSA